The following are encoded together in the Candidatus Binatia bacterium genome:
- a CDS encoding lipase maturation factor family protein, with translation NYTYFNLLTVVLCLSLLDDDVFESVQKRIRRSRTLVARWPGEPLRWNVLRVLRVTLAALLALPLAAAGGAQMIARFGRPDLVPPLVMRVADAIEPWHLTSSYGLFAAMTKHRPEIILEGSEDGTTWKPYPMRWKPDDPARMPQFVEPHQPRLDWQMWFAALGDWRHNPWLVEVERRLLDASPPVLALFADDPFDGRKPRQVRAMLYEYEFTDLPTWQETGNWWKRRLVGPYSPPVTR, from the coding sequence GAAACTACACGTATTTCAACCTGCTGACGGTCGTGCTCTGCCTGTCGCTGCTGGACGACGACGTATTCGAGTCGGTGCAGAAGCGGATCCGGCGCAGTCGCACGCTCGTCGCGCGCTGGCCGGGCGAGCCGCTGCGCTGGAATGTTCTTCGCGTGCTGCGCGTGACGCTGGCCGCGCTGCTGGCGCTTCCGCTGGCGGCCGCCGGCGGAGCGCAGATGATCGCGCGCTTCGGCAGGCCCGACCTCGTGCCGCCGCTGGTCATGCGCGTGGCCGATGCGATCGAGCCGTGGCACCTGACGAGCAGCTACGGACTCTTTGCTGCAATGACGAAGCACCGGCCGGAGATCATCCTCGAAGGCAGCGAGGACGGCACGACGTGGAAGCCGTACCCGATGCGCTGGAAACCCGACGATCCGGCCAGGATGCCGCAATTCGTCGAGCCGCATCAGCCGCGGCTCGACTGGCAGATGTGGTTTGCCGCACTCGGCGACTGGAGGCACAACCCCTGGCTCGTCGAGGTCGAGCGACGGCTTCTCGATGCCTCGCCGCCGGTGCTGGCGCTGTTCGCCGACGATCCGTTCGACGGGCGAAAACCCCGCCAGGTGCGCGCGATGCTCTACGAGTACGAGTTCACCGACCTGCCCACGTGGCAGGAGACCGGAAACTGGTGGAAGCGTCGCCTCGTCGGTCCGTACTCTCCCCCCGTAACCCGCTGA